TGACCTTCGTCGCAGAGTTGAAAGACGGCATGATCACTGAATACACCATTCAGCCCGAAGATGTGGGTGTGCAGCAATCCAGCCTCGACAGTGTGCGGGTGGAAACGGCGCAAGAAAGCCTGCAACTGATTCAGCGCGTGTTTGCCGGTGAGCAAGGCACCGCGCGTGACATTGTGTGCTTGAATGCGGGTGCGGCAATTTACGTGGCGGGTCTGGCGGATAGTCATGCCGCTGGTGTCGTCAAAGCCCAGCAAGTGCTGGATTCCGGTGCAGCCGCTGTGCGTTTGCAGCAATTGATTGACTTAACCAAAAGTTTTGATGCCTGATGAGTACCCCTGATATTTTGCAAAAAATCCTGCGTACCAAGCAGGAAGAAATCGTGGCACGTTCTGCGGTACGTAGTCTGGCGCAATTGCAGGCAGAGGCGGCGAGTGCTTCGCCCGTGCGTGGTTTCGAGCAAGCCATGCGCAAGCGTCTGGCGGCGGGTGAAGCGGCGGTGATTGCGGAAATCAAAAAAGCCTCGCCAAGCAAAGGCTTGATTCGCGAAAATTTCGACCCGCCCGCGATTGCGGTGAGTTACGAACGTGGGGGCGCGGCGTGTTTATCGGTGCTGACCGATGCACACTACTTCCAAGGCAGCGAAAGCTATTTGCAAGCCGCGCGTGCCGCGTGCCAATTGCCCGTTATTCGTAAAGATTTCATCGTTGATCGGTATCAAGTGTACGAAGCACGAGCCATTGGTGCAGATTGCATCCTGCTGATCGTGGCGGCATTGGCTGACGCACAGATGATGGATCTGTACGCGCTGGCAACGGAACTGGGCATGGATGCACTGATTGAAGTGCATGACAAGGATGAACTTGGGCGTGCCTTGCGTCTCAATGCCCCACTGATCGGCATCAATAACCGCAACCTGCGGACGTTTGAAACGTCTCTGCAAACGACCCTTGATCTGCTTCCTGATGTGCCAGAGGATGTTCTGCTTATCACGGAAAGCAGCATACATACCCCCGCCGATGTGCAACTGATGCGTGACCACGGCGTGAACGCCTTTCTGGTGGGCGAAGCCTTTATGCGGGCAGAAGACCCCGGCTCCGAACTCAAAAAACTCTTTTTCTAGCAAGCGAGTAAACACAACTTATGCTGGTACACCCTCAATTTGACCCCGTTGCGTTATCGCTGGGCCCGTTGCAAGTGCATTGGTACGGGCTAATGTACGTGATCGGTTTCCTCGGTTTTTTATTCATCGGCAAAATGCGGGCGAAAGAACCGCATAGCGTCATGACCGAAGACCGTGTGGATGACATGATGTTCTGGGGCGCTCTCGGCGTGGTTGCCGGTGGGCGCATCGGTTACATGCTGTTTTATAACTTGAAAGGCTTTTTGTCTGACCCGATTTCGTTGTTTCAGATTTGGGATGGCGGGATGAGTTTCCACGGCGGTTTGCTGGGGGTGATTCTGGCGATGTTCTTGCTGGCACGGCGTTGGAAGTTGACGTTCTTTCAAGTCAGTGATTTTGTTGCACCACTTGTTCCCATCGGTTTGGGCGCTGGGCGTATCGGCAACTTCATCAACGGTGAATTGTGGGGCAGGGCAACTGACGTGCCGTGGGGCATGGTATTCCCACGGGTAGACGATATTGCACGCCACCCGTCACAGCTTTATCAGGCGTTTTTGGAAGGCTTGGTGTTGTTCATCGTACTGAATTGGTTTAGAAAGCGTTCACCGCCGGTGGGTGCGATTTCGGGCTTATTCCTCGTCGGCTACGGCATTGCACGGATTATTGTCGAATTTGTGCGCGAACCGGATGTGCAACTCGGCTATGTGGCGTGGGGTTGGGTGACGCAAGGGCAGGTCTTGAGTGTGCCGATGATTGTGCTGGGTTTGTTAATTATGTGGTTGGCCTACAAAAAGGCGAAGGCATGAAGCAATACCTTGATTTGATGCGGCATGTGCGTGATCACGGTGTTGTCAAAGCGGATCGCACGGGGACGGGTACGGTGTCGGTATTCGGCTATCAGATGCGCTTTGATTTGAGTGCAGGGTTTCCGGTTGTCACCACCAAAAAGTTGCATTTGCGCTCGATCATTCATGAGTTGCTGTGGTTTCTGAAAGGCGATACCAATATTCGTTACTTGAAAGAAAACGGCGTGAGTATTTGGGATGAATGGGCGGATGAAAGCGGTGAACTGGGGCCGGTGTACGGCTATCAGTGGCGTAACTGGCCTACCCCTGATGGGCGGCATATTGACCAGATTGCGCAAATTATCCAGCAATTGAAACATAACCCCGATTCGCGCCGCATTATTGTTAGCGCGTGGAATGTGGCGGATGTGGACAATATGGCGCTACCGCCGTGCCACGCCTTTTTCCAGTTTTACGTGGCGGAAGGCAAGCTGTCGTGCCAATTGTACCAGCGCAGTGCGGATATTTTCCTCGGTGTGCCGTTCAATATTGCCTCCTACGCTTTGCTGACGCTGATGGTGGCGCAAGTGACGGGGCTGCAACCCGGTGAATTTATTCACACGCTGGGGGATGCACACCTGTATTCCAACCATTTGGAACAGGTGGAGCTACAATTGAGCCGTGAACCGTACCCATTGCCGCAGATGAAATTGAACCCCGCTGTGACCGATTTGTTCGCCTTTACCTACGACGACTTTGAATTGGTCGATTACGCCCACCATCCGCTGATTAAAGCACCAATAGCGGTTTGACTAGCGCCGCTCACTCACGCAAACTATTGGCATAATAATAGTGTGGATACGCTCAAGTTCCACACCCAGCCCACCGTTAATGGCAACCCGTTCCACTCTTATCGAAGGTAGTTCCATGACCCGCTCAATCAAGAAACTTCTGGTCGCCAACCGTGGCGAAATTGCGATCCGTATCCTACGCGCAGCCGCCGAACTCAAGCTGTGTACGGTGTCGATTTACACCTACGAAGACCGTTTTTCACCGCACCGCTACAAGGCGGACGAAGCCTACCAGATCGGCAAAGACGACGAGCCGCTCAAACCCTACCTCGATATTGAAGCCATTATTGAAACCGCCAAGCGTCACCATGTCGATGCGATTCACCCCGGTTACGGCTTCTTGTCTGAAAACGTGCGCTTTGCCCAGCGTTGCCGCGAAGAAGGCATTATTTTCGTAGGGCCGACCCCTGAAGCAATGCAGCGTTTA
The DNA window shown above is from Candidatus Thiothrix sulfatifontis and carries:
- the lgt gene encoding prolipoprotein diacylglyceryl transferase, which produces MLVHPQFDPVALSLGPLQVHWYGLMYVIGFLGFLFIGKMRAKEPHSVMTEDRVDDMMFWGALGVVAGGRIGYMLFYNLKGFLSDPISLFQIWDGGMSFHGGLLGVILAMFLLARRWKLTFFQVSDFVAPLVPIGLGAGRIGNFINGELWGRATDVPWGMVFPRVDDIARHPSQLYQAFLEGLVLFIVLNWFRKRSPPVGAISGLFLVGYGIARIIVEFVREPDVQLGYVAWGWVTQGQVLSVPMIVLGLLIMWLAYKKAKA
- the trpC gene encoding indole-3-glycerol phosphate synthase TrpC yields the protein MSTPDILQKILRTKQEEIVARSAVRSLAQLQAEAASASPVRGFEQAMRKRLAAGEAAVIAEIKKASPSKGLIRENFDPPAIAVSYERGGAACLSVLTDAHYFQGSESYLQAARAACQLPVIRKDFIVDRYQVYEARAIGADCILLIVAALADAQMMDLYALATELGMDALIEVHDKDELGRALRLNAPLIGINNRNLRTFETSLQTTLDLLPDVPEDVLLITESSIHTPADVQLMRDHGVNAFLVGEAFMRAEDPGSELKKLFF
- a CDS encoding thymidylate synthase; the encoded protein is MKQYLDLMRHVRDHGVVKADRTGTGTVSVFGYQMRFDLSAGFPVVTTKKLHLRSIIHELLWFLKGDTNIRYLKENGVSIWDEWADESGELGPVYGYQWRNWPTPDGRHIDQIAQIIQQLKHNPDSRRIIVSAWNVADVDNMALPPCHAFFQFYVAEGKLSCQLYQRSADIFLGVPFNIASYALLTLMVAQVTGLQPGEFIHTLGDAHLYSNHLEQVELQLSREPYPLPQMKLNPAVTDLFAFTYDDFELVDYAHHPLIKAPIAV